Part of the Vigna radiata var. radiata cultivar VC1973A chromosome 11, Vradiata_ver6, whole genome shotgun sequence genome is shown below.
AGTACAACGTGTCTATTTTATGTGACTGTATGAGGTTAAATGatgtgtaaaatttaaattttaaaaaaaaaatattttgagggGTAGGGGCTGCTTGCTCTGTATTGAAGAAGATGCAGATGTTAATGGCGCGATGAAGACTGGCGATGAAGGGTTTACTTACACGTTCAAAGAGTTGATGTGGTGATGGCGAATCTTAGTTGGGTGATTTCCGCGAGAGGGTTGATGTTTGTTATTCGCGATGAACTCGCTAAGGGTGACTTTCATCATACCCATTTAGGTTCAACTTCACGCCCCATCCTGCCCATCCTACACAATCCATTAAGTTCATTCTCAACCCCTTTCAATACCAATAGATATCCAACAACAAGATACCAACTCGTGATCTTCATCTAATCTCAAGATTTTCTTTCATCTGCACAAAACAAACAGATCAAAGCACAATCAAATCCCTCAAATTAAGTACATTCAACCCAAGAATACACCCCCAATCTCCCAATTTCCACTTAGTCTGCAAACTAGCCATCCGAACCCCCATCCACATCCTATCTCCACCGCAACCATGAAGCTCCCACCGTCGTCGCTCACCACCAAGCTTACCGTCGCCAGCACACTGTTGTAAGTCACGTGGCCGCGACCCCAAACCTTTGCGCCGTTACAGTTTCACCATCTCCTCGGGTCTCGTCGTCGCTTGCCTCCGGCCGTTCGAAGCTTCCACCGTCGATGTCGTTCATCATCGTGGTCATCATCAGAGACATGATGTCTTTGGCCTGCTTTTCGTTCTTCTCAAGAGGCCAAACGACCAACACCTTAACTCGCGGCGGGTTACCTTGCCACCTCCTAAAGTCCTCCCTTCTCTTGCTCATTCTCATGGAGGAAACCCTAAGAGGGGTTTGGGCTTGGCCTATCTTCAACGCAAGCAAGCAGCCATTTCCACGGTATGTAGATTAGGGATACGCCCGAGCCTATACCAAAACTCTAAGGAAGCCGGGACTCAAACACAAAAGAACATTAGTTTTATACATCCCACTGCTAATTTTCTTACTCTAGGACAACGACGACGATGAGAGATGGGGAGACACGAGAGGTGTGCCAGACGGTTGGATTGGGCGATGGGTGTGAATGTAGATGTTGAAGGGGTGGGTGTGGGAGGGTGAGAAGAAAGTTTTCCAAACTGGGGAGAAGGTGAGGTTGGAGTTGGTGAGGAAAAGGAAGGGGAAAGGGAAGGGGAGAAGGTTTCCACATGAGATTTTACTCTGCCACGTGTTAATTAAAGGACAACTCAGCATGCAACTTCGCTAGAAAGTTAATGCCATCCATTGCTATTTAACGATAAGGGcattattgattcaattttactaaaatagaGAACGAATTGAGTACTTCAAAAATACAAGGACCCAATTGATAGGAATCCACATAAATAGGGACTTCCGAATACAttaaaccaatattttttttaatttaaattttacacgTCATTGTCACGTACTGACATTAACTAGACACACTGCACcgttaaaaaattaacaccgtgaccaaaaaggattaaattgaacaattttttcaaaagttgagaccctttttaactttttaaaaaacgtAGGATGCATTTTTGAACATTCTCCCCTTTCGAGGAACCAAAagaggtattaaacctataaaaaatgaaagattgtCTTTTAAGTTTTATGAATCACaagtcaataaatattttcatgtcAGATTTATCTTTTTTACAAGCAAAATACAAAGGAGATTACACAAATGAATTTATGGTtgatcaaattttataaaaataacatcttCATGTTACTCAATAACATCCTTTTGTTGCTTATCAACATGAAGACCAACTAATTAtacattttctataattttgCTATCAAGACTCCTTTTACAAACAAATATCATAAGTCTTCTTGTGTAGAACTCCCAACTCGATATTTAGAGATACCTCGTCTTCTTGTCATTTTTATagcaaacaaattcaaataaatagtaaaagcAATAtacttaacaaataaaattaaaattactaacaaaatcataaaccattaaaattaaattaaaagaacattAATATATGTATACTGAATTTTGATATTCGGTAGGCTACTTAACCGAATTTGTAAGTTTGGTAACTTcttaaatcaaatatcaaaatttgataacatttttaacGGAATTTCGAGAttcaattcatttattaaagAAGTTTTGAAATCCAGAACATATAACATATCctcaatcaatttcaaaatatggTACATACTTCCAACCAAATTTGGAAATTCATTACATATCCTCAATCAAATGTCAAAATTTGATACATAACCTCAACTGAATTACAAAATCTGgtatgatttaaaatttgatacctacattttgtcaaacttttcaaaatctgtCAAATTCACTCCATGTTAATCCATGTTAACCGAATTTCACTCTCGATACAACGCTCATTTAGAAAAATCCTTAGCTCTAACCCAAAACCCCTTAGGAACATCAATCAAAAAGCATGCTTACTTTAACAATGATCATTGACGAAGAAGGAAGTGTAATTATTGGAACGTGAAAAAAGACAGGACGTGTGAGTGTGAGGTGCTGACAAAGATTACTGGAAGTGAGAATGAAGGAAGGATGCATGAGGTGAGGAAGTGAGGGAGAAGTTAGTGTGCACAATTTAAAGGAACTATGCAAATGAAGTTACGAAAGAGGGAAAATATTTTACTCTACTTAAACTTTTTATCTAGTCAAAGTCAAATGCTAAGAGTGACATTTTGAAAACATTGGGGGTACAGGAAGAAAAAtatggggtgcaggaagaaagcCCCTTGGGTTTTCTTCATGATAGTTTTCTATATACAAAAATTCAGCGTTATGAAGTGGTGGTCGCTGCGTTCATGCTAATCGTGGATTGAATATCCAATCGATGTGGGACCGAAGAACAGCACAAGGCTGTGCAACTCTGACTTTTACCCTTTACAAGCACTCCCATAGGACCCACTGCTCCATGCAAATGCACCTTTCTACCCAGGCAAAGCGTGCTTCCATTCCACATCCCTCTCTCAATATcccaacattttttataacctTCTTCTGCTGCATAATCCACATTCTAAAAACACATAGCCGAAACCTAACCACCATGTGCTCACCTTGATAACAGCAACCATTGCATACAGACACATACATGTATCTAATCTCTCCTACTTTTCATGAACATTGTACCTCTGTACAATTAATGCATATGCATGtaacttcttttatttacataaacCATACATACCCTGTATTGTTCTTGTTTAGCATTTAGCACATCCACCACTCTTTTAACTTAATACACTAATTAATGCACATGACCAATTGCGTCTACACATATTGCATGCAGCTATCTTACAAAGTGAGTGCAGCTACAAAAAATTCGTAAATCATAATAGATAGTGGGAATTTGTATATGCAACACGCTTGGGTTGCAATTTGTTTAATGGAAATGTAGTACTGTAATTGAGATCTGCGATACAAAAAGTAAGGTGCATGTGATTTACCTCAGCAGACTAAGCTGCTCTATTCATGATTTGTCTGGAGTAAACCAAAGCCTTGCGATTCTAAACAATTATACATAAAAAGAACTAATGCTAATGgagtataatttaatataaccgCGTTGCTGGACCTGTCACATGTCTCAGGTATTTCAGCCATTAAACTTGAATTGCATTGGCCAATGTGCTGGGGTTTGTTTGGCGTGCATCAAACCTCATGCAAATAGCACTTTGATTTCCGTGATTGTCCTTCAGAAAAATCTTAAAGTTTCAGCTGTGATGTAGTATTATATTTAATCTCCAACAGTGTACTCTGACGATTCTGGTATTGGAATGTGAGAAACGAGTGGCAGAGTGTTTCTCTTATAAACAAGGTTGTCGCTGAAGTAGTAGCGAAAGGAATGTCCTCATGCCTTTGCTTGAgagactttttcttcttcttgtcttCTTATACAGGACAGAGAGTGTTGTTATATTTTGGGTTCACTCTCACTCACAGGTTAGAGGCTATATTCTATTTCATACAACTTTTTGCATTAGAATTATCTGAATCTGTGTCTGTTAACTTTGTTTTGATTAGTAGAAGggtttcataaatttaattaatccaaTGTTCATGATAGAAGTTctgtttcatattatttttgaatCTCACCTGCTGCTTGTGAAACTGATGAAAGTCTTTTCGTTCCCATTGGCCCTCTtaattattgagtttttctcCATTTGCATGGCACAAAAGAGCGTGGgaatgtttgttttaatttgacgATTGTCAGAATTTTTATTATGTCATTGGTTTTATTCTGTTGGATCAcaactcttttcttttaactCGGTATTGTCATTTCTTTAAGAGATTGAGGCAACTAAAGCATGGTGATGGAACCCTAATCACAACGTATTGCCAGGCTATAACTCTAATGATATTACACTAAGCAGTTTTAAACTGgtcaaaccaaaagaaaagaaagcattAGCTTTGTTGTGTATTAtataacaatttgaaaaatgacATCATGTCTCTATACCTTGATATATGCGTATCATGGTAGGAAAATTCAACAAGAAAAGGTACATcccaaaatttatttatttttgttggtgagaattcatttatttcatataattgtGGTCCAAAATTGTGGAATGAGATAAGCAATGGATGTTGATGCCATCATTTCTGTATTAGGCTTCAAGGCTACTTTTTTCtcatagaaaaacatttttgatTGATCAAACTACCCTATAAGTTGATATTTTCCTCATTTCAGCTGAACTGTGGTTACAGATATTAATGTGGTGATACCATAAAAATGCATTCTGAACATTCCAACATAAGGAGTTTAGTTAACTTCATCAAAGAAGCTGAACAAATCTCCATGGAGAAGCTTATCAGGCCTTGCGACAAAGAATACATGCGGATGACAATGCTAAAACACCAAGACACTTTCAACGAACAGGTACTTCATCTCTTTCTTTATGTTCCATTGAGCCATTTCTTCTCGATCAGCTTCATTAGAGTATTGAGTGCCCTGAAAATGTTTACAGGTGTATGAACTTCACCGTTTGTATGGGATTCAGAAGATATTGATGAAAAATACGGAAGCCAACAGAGGCATTGAAGTAAACCAACGAGGATGGaacttaaaaaatgtaattagtcTAACTAAACATGGTTGCCATAAAGGGGCactgaaaaatcataaattgaaatttgatctTGAAATACCAGTCACTGAGGACATTGCACAATCTGACAGTAATGGAGTTCTAGAGATTATCAACGAGACCGAGATTGAGCTGACACTAGGCCCTTCATGTTACAATCGTAAGAAAGTAGAGACACATCTAACTTCAGGTTCAGCACATAGcttgtcttcttcttctactgGATCCAGTCTTATAAACAAGACAAGATGGAAGACACGTCATAGCAGTCATTCAACTATAGAAGAATTGAAGTGGAGGAGGTATAATTGGTCTTGCCCAGGTGCCACATTCAACCAGAGGGTATCAAAGTGGAATTAGAAACAGTTATGATATTGAAGAACaattaaaagaagagaaatcGAAGCAGCCACCTTGGCTTTTATGAGTGCTGAGCACGAACACGACCTAAAAATATTCTAAGGTCAATGTATGTATACTTATTTGATGTTCAAGGCTAATTTTGTGAGCGGTGtttctttgaaattttcttcGTAGTTACTAATGGTGAGTGTGTGATTATGTCTTGTATAAATCTTACTTGGTTTTCATGGTTAAAGAAACCAATTATGATTCCGGAATCACACCTATGGTTGATATTTTTTTGGTCTTGTGATATTCAGATTTACATAATTTTACCTCTGAAACCATGAAACATGGAGCTGTGTCTGAGATCACCAAGCCCTTTATTAGCCCCTACCTGATAAAGCAATATATGCCGTCCCCCTAAATTAATCAAATCATTTAATGAAACTCGTATTGATTGCGAAAGCTTCAGTGGATAAAACATGTTCAAGGTTTTTTCAGCTCATGCTCCAATTTTATGcgattggaaaaaaaaatctgcGGATGAGGGGTCATTCCAAGTAGGAGATATGTGACAGATATGTTATGTTGCTTAACGGAAACTCATTAGGTTGGTAAACAGATTTTCTTTCCTCATtaatctaatttttgttttccacGGTGATTCATGAACTTACAAGCCAACAAGAAGTAGGAGATGTAGTTCCTGTCTACCATCAGATGAACAACATATCCTCTTCCGGGTAGTTAACATCTTTTTAACACGTTTTGGCAATGTCTGTCCCAAAAGATGTTTTCACTTACAACATTTCATGCCTTTAGAATATTCATGAATTCGAAACCGAAGCACGATCTCTTTCTTTTCGTCATGATTAGGCTTTAGACACCAGCACCGACAATGCAAGGCTGTCATTTGAACTATTAGTCTATTATTCCCTTTACAGAAGCTTTTTATCTCCAAGGACTTCATAATTTTTACATAGACCCCACCAACTGCAGTTATCAGATTTTGTATTCTTCCAGTGATTTTATGGACCATTTATCTTTATGAAGACATGATCTCACTCCGAGAAGCAGCCCACCTAACTTTTATAGTCTAGTGAATGAATATGAAAGTGCTCTGGGTGATATTTACATTCTTCATTGATGACTTTTTTGAGGGGCTAATCATCACGATTCATTGTCAATGTTGTACGAAATGCAGACGATTTCCATTCCTATCTTTCTCCTGATCACAGTTAATAGTGGAAAATGAATAACTTTACAGAATTATTTTCCACAAGATGCTACGATAATACAAGTGAATGAAATGAAAATCCAATATATTCTGCTATCTGGGATTCTTAACTGATTTAAGCTAGACTGATGGGAAGAATTATGATTCTCGCAATTACTAGCAAcgttaaattaagtttattattcTTGTATTGCAGCCTTAGTACAACCCGCCCTAACCAGATTGAAATCAATCCAAGTCtagaattatatttaattttcatcaaACTTCAAAACATAGTTCACACCAAAGGATCATGATCTTACAATCTACGCGGGATGAAGATGAAGCAAAAACTTTGAAACACTAAtcctgtattttttttatccccGTGAATTTAAGGAAGAACATTTAATCTGACACCAGGAACTATCAACAGCCTCAGGAAATGGAGTGGCGTCGATTCTTATCTGGCTTAGTGCGACTTTTGCCAAAAGGTGAAACACCATCGGCACGCACAAACGGAGAAAGCCTTCCAAGTTTTTTGGAAACTGAACTTATGAATGATCTTCGAGGCAAAGGAGGTTTATCAGCAGAAGGTGAAACACCCACCGCAGGACTGTTCGCTGCAGATTTAAGTGTCCTGGTCTCAATCTCTTTGAGTCTCATTTTCAATCTCACTAGTTCTAATTTCAggtcttcattttctcttcgTAGAGTAGAGAGCTCATTTGAAACAGGATGAAGTTCAGAGGAGTATACGTTCAGTTTGGAATCAACCGAAGATTCCCCGCTTCCGTTGCCATTCATAGCATCGCGAAGCCGTTGCTGTTCGTAATAGAGAACCTGAACCACGGTTTGGACAGGTAGCCGGTCATTTTGTGCAGCATGTGCACATGCCTCTCGAGATAATTTCTGACAGTCCATCACGCTGCAGACTTTCTTTCTCTCCATGTCACTTACAGTAGGATGAGCCTATGAATAGTCAAATCAAAGTTTTATCAGCTGTAATTCAGAATAAACTTGCGTGTAAATAATTCTATGTCAAAACTGGATTAGTATCATAATTGTTATTAACCAGTGAACAGTACacaaacaaaatatgaaatcaGGAGAATGATTAACTTGATATAGGAAAAGGATTGTGGTCTGAACCTTAAGATAGATGTCTATGGCTCTATAAATCCCATCTTCTGTTGGTCTGGACTGTTCAGGAATTAATTCTGCCAAAGAGGTGAATTTCGGAACTGGTAAATTTCGGTCGGTGGCGATTTCAGCAAGGTAGTTTTCCATTAACTTCCCAACCCGTTCAATATCACTCTGTAGAGGAGAAAAGTATTCATCATCTACATTGTGGACTAAGTGGTTTCCCGTTTGAGATTCTAGGTAATTACTCGTGATCCTCTGCACTGTATCCACGTCAAACAACGTGTCCCCAGTGAAAGAATAGGAAGGAATGAGAAGATCATCTAAAACAGCTTGCCCTAACTGCATGGCCATTCTCTTCTCCAGATCAAGCCTGCAAGCAACCGTAGTCTCAAGATATATTGCTGCCCGGAGCAGCATTGAAAGAAAGCTTACAGAGATCACATTCTTCTCCCTTGGCAAAAGGCTCACGATTGTCTCTAGAACAACCCTCTTTTCATGCTCTTGTCGCGGTTCAATCTTCTTCCTTGCCTTTCCAAACACATCCTGTTCCTCAAAAAAGCAAAAGTTAAGAGTTAAGAACAGAATCCACTAACCAATGTATCCATAacatcatatttacttttaactcTTCCATCATTCTAGAGAGAGATCTCACCAAACCTCGTAGAGATTTCTGAGCATATAGCATTAGGATGGGACCAATGGCATACTGTTTAAACCCTCTTGCCATCATTGCGATTATAACTCTTTGGAAAATGTCGATTCTGAGCACAATCATGTCTTCAGCCCACCAATCAACTATTGGTTTCTGGTTTGATGCCACGGAAGACACCACTCCCTCAGTGCCACTCTCTCTTCTTGCAGATGAACAGAATTGGCTTTCCTTACATGCTATATATGCAATGGCATCTATGCATCGACTCACCAACTTTGCTCTCTCTGCAATCGGAAGGAGAGTCTCTGAGATGTGCAGAACAGACACGGCCCCTGCAATGGTCTTCAGTGCCACTTCGTTCAAATAAGCATCAGTCCTTCCCACCAAGTTTCCGACCGAATAGTCCTCTGTCATCTCAAGATACTCAGCCACACAGCGTAGCGTGGCAATGTTTTCAACGTTTATTTCGAAGTTTATTCCGTAGCAGAACTTTGCTGCCAGCTCAAATGCTTCTGCTCCACCAGGAACATCAGAGAGTTCGATGAATGAAACGTCAGCATCGTTAGATTCTGAGACGAGTTTCCTAATGTATCCACTCTTGGAGACTAATGGAAACTGCAATTAAAGAAGGAGACGTGTTAGAGAATTCAATATTAGTTTATCAGCAACATAATAAAGCAATTCCATACGCCAAATCATAGCATACACTTTTCTTGTTCCTGACTCCAGTTCTAGTTTTAGGCAGAAATCAAAAAGGTTGGATACGTTAACAAAAAGGCACGTAACCAGTTAACAGTCAATTGAGATGTTCAATCTATTGAACATGCAGAGACTCCTAACGTTCGACATAAACTCAAGAGTCCAATGAGGTCTACAACACGTGAACGAATAACAAGAGTGAGAAATTGTTAGTTTCTTACCATGTTCTTGAAACTATTAGTATTAAGTTTGATATATGTACCAAAGACAGGTGTTTGAATTGATTCGCTACCTTATGTAACGAAAAGGAATCTTCCCCAACTCGAACGTTGACATCACTTGGAATCTCCTGTGAGAAAATCCTGTAATCAAGTATTTCAATTCATAGTTCAGTCTATCCAACAGAAGGCAACAACGTCACAAGAGAAGCACACATTTGAAAAAAACCATTCAAAGCATTACTTTCAGAAGACAAGAAGCATACCATTCACTTGTTCTCTTCATGGCACTAGAAAGAAGCTCCTTCTTCTTCAGAGACAAGTCACCACCAGCAGGTACAGTTTTCTCTGCAAGATCCACCATGGCAGGTACTGATTTTGTAGCTCACGCACGATACTTTTTCTATGTTACAGTCGATGGTGaagcagaaaaagaaaggaaacagaTTGAATCAGTAATTGTTGAGGTTGAAGGcaatcattttttatgtttgtagaTTCCTCGTACATTTTCTTCAGGACTAGGAGTATTAAAGGCTTGCTAGAGCAGGGCTCTTTTTTCGTTTTCCTTATTCAAATAAGAACATCAATGCTGAACTGAAAAAGTATTGTGGAATAAACAGGATAGAGAACCTGAACCTCAAATGAGTCTCAAAGCAACGTTAATCCAACAAATGATGCGATGAGAAAATTACGAAAAGAGGGTCTTGTTTTGAATACAACTGTAGGGTAGAGGAAGGAATACGAGGGGTAATATCGACATTATGAACAAGGAAGAGGGGCAAATTGCAAGCATAAAGATGTAGTTAGTGGTGTGTGGTGCATGGTTGGGGAGTTTGTGTGGAAAGGATGAGATCGTTGCATGTTGATTGGCTTGTAACGCCGTTTGTTTCCACGTGGgaagttgaatttctttcatATTCCCGTCCACAAACTGTACAGGACCATGGcccattttttatttcttaaaattatacttatcaatgtttattaattttttatcattataatggTATAAAATCAGACAGAagtattttaaggtttaaaaacTGTCGTATTTAAAGATAAacattgtttgaaaatattgtcTTTAAACATGCACGTTCaatatttagaaagaaaactttgttatctataattttttattaaaataaaaatatagtatttcatatacaaaaatatatattatatattatatataactattatttttaagtaattaaaatgttgttaatgaCGTGAATTGTGAGAGTTTCTTTATTGTTTACAAACTATACTGaagggaaaatgatattttaacatcattttttgacactgttttaacactgcacacgtgttaaagtgtggttggatgatttcaaactaaaaaaatgaactttggtttttctcttccaaatatacccctacctcaacttttttaatttaaaatcgtccaaccacattttgacacgtgtgcagtgtcaaaatgatgtcaaaaaatgatgttaaaatatcattttccatactGAAGCCCCGCTTAAGTATACTTTTCTTTTGGGCCTGTTAGGACATTATGGATAGTTTTGGGCTAACCGAAACCATTCCGTGAAGggaacaataataaaaattgatgtataaaaataaattgatatatatatatatatatatatatatatatatatatatatatatatatatatatatatatatatatatatatatttaaatatttatgatctaggaatataatttagtttttaaaaatgtattatattccttatattatacaatttgaattcaacaattaaatttaaacaccGATAAATTAActgatattttctttcaattaaatgtaataaGCATGACGTTCACCGACATAACGTCGAGAAAACCACCAATCTAACCAAGAGTAAATTCCATAAACGAATATTACACTATGATAgaaatacttataaattaataaaggtgtttgagttaaaaaaaatgacaataaaattttctaaaaaaaaacatactaaaGAACAAAAAAGTCAGTGAAAAATActcacaaatttattttcttttagatttttattgAATGTGGTGTCATGTCATGTTATTTCATGTTTTACGTTATTGGCTCTCAATGCATTGAATAGTATCTCTTCGTTGCTTCTCTCAAATCATTCAACAAGAActtgtttgttttctatttcaaaaataaaacttgcatacgataatatataatacatttttatttgtttattagagttcgggtaaaaattaaattcatcatGTAACATTGAACCACGTATAAATGTTGAGTTCAAGGAAGAGTTATTCGACACTCCTAAAGTTAAAATAGTGTTATATCTAGCTTTTAACGTGGctctataatttatattaaagatgTTAATTTATGACGTCATAATAAAATTGAGTGAGATATCTTTCAAACCCCTCAATCATATGGTCGCGCATGCCAAAT
Proteins encoded:
- the LOC106778069 gene encoding BTB/POZ domain-containing protein At5g67385, which encodes MVDLAEKTVPAGGDLSLKKKELLSSAMKRTSEWIFSQEIPSDVNVRVGEDSFSLHKFPLVSKSGYIRKLVSESNDADVSFIELSDVPGGAEAFELAAKFCYGINFEINVENIATLRCVAEYLEMTEDYSVGNLVGRTDAYLNEVALKTIAGAVSVLHISETLLPIAERAKLVSRCIDAIAYIACKESQFCSSARRESGTEGVVSSVASNQKPIVDWWAEDMIVLRIDIFQRVIIAMMARGFKQYAIGPILMLYAQKSLRGLDVFGKARKKIEPRQEHEKRVVLETIVSLLPREKNVISVSFLSMLLRAAIYLETTVACRLDLEKRMAMQLGQAVLDDLLIPSYSFTGDTLFDVDTVQRITSNYLESQTGNHLVHNVDDEYFSPLQSDIERVGKLMENYLAEIATDRNLPVPKFTSLAELIPEQSRPTEDGIYRAIDIYLKAHPTVSDMERKKVCSVMDCQKLSREACAHAAQNDRLPVQTVVQVLYYEQQRLRDAMNGNGSGESSVDSKLNVYSSELHPVSNELSTLRRENEDLKLELVRLKMRLKEIETRTLKSAANSPAVGVSPSADKPPLPRRSFISSVSKKLGRLSPFVRADGVSPFGKSRTKPDKNRRHSIS
- the LOC106777469 gene encoding uncharacterized protein LOC106777469, with the translated sequence MHSEHSNIRSLVNFIKEAEQISMEKLIRPCDKEYMRMTMLKHQDTFNEQVYELHRLYGIQKILMKNTEANRGIEVNQRGWNLKNVISLTKHGCHKGALKNHKLKFDLEIPVTEDIAQSDSNGVLEIINETEIELTLGPSCYNRKKVETHLTSGSAHSLSSSSTGSSLINKTRWKTRHSSHSTIEELKWRRYNWSCPGATFNQRVSKWN